The Cyclobacterium amurskyense genome contains the following window.
TATTTTAAATTCGTTTTCTAGCGCCCTTGTGCGGTCTACTAATAAAGCCAATGCACCTTTCGGAATGCTATTCTTTATTTTACAATCATTGTACACTATAGCCAATCAACCACCATGAATATCCAAAAACTCAAATTCCCCATTGGAGAATATATACCCAATAAAAGCCCTAATAGTGATTTAATTACAAAATGGATTAGTGAAATTGAAGATTTCCCAGCTAAGATTGAAAACCTAACCCATAATATCCCCATTGAAAAGCTCAACTGGAGGTATAGACCAGGTGGTTGGTCTTTAAAGCAAGTAGTACACCATTGCAGTGACAGCCATATGAACAGCTTCATTCGATTTAAACTGGCACTAACAGAAGATATGCCAATAATTAAACCCTATTATGAAGACAGGTGGGCTGAATTGATTGATTCGAAAGATGACGACATCAGCTATTCTCTGAATTTATTAAGCGGACTGCATAAAAAATGGATAATTCTTCTAAAAAGCCTTACAGATAAACAAATGAGGTTGGAATTTATACACCCCGAACACGGAGAAAAATTCAATCTGGCAGAAACCATTGGGAATTATGCCTGGCATTGTAACCACCATTTGGCCCATATAAAAAATGCAATTGATTCAAATGGGAAATACAATTAGTTGGTGAAATTGAAAAATCCCAAACAGAACCGCACTATTGGTCACTTGTAACTTCAATAATCCCAAAAAAAAGGTTGCCTGTGACGATTTAGTCTTTTTTTAAAAGACCTTAAGGCGAACTCGGGTTTTTAGGGAATTAATTATTCTACTTTACTTAATGAATGGCCCTCGGTACTAAAAATAGTATCAGGAAAATTATTATTAAAATTAACCACACGAATTATTACATTGGCTTTCTCCTCTTTGCTTTTTAAATTTAATTGTAATGGCAACTCTTGAACACCAAATTTGTCAAATAGACCCGATTCATCTTGGGACTTACCCGCACCTACACTTTGATAACTAAATACACTAGACATAGATAATTTTATATCCTCTGCAAGCATAATTGTAGCAGAATATTCCCCATTGTCAGCTAAAACCTCTCGACAATGATACCCTTCTAATGTGGTTTCATTTCCAGTATAATTCAGTTTTTTCCGAGGCCCTGCATTATATGGGCGCAATGCATATTGCATACCTGGCCAATGTTTTTCATCCATAGGCAGGATGTAGCCAGTTTTCTTTCCATTCATTTCAAAAAGATTCGTAATGGTAGAATCCATCGGGCTAAATACCATGCGCATGTCAGGGTCTCTTCTTTTTCCATAAATGATAATTGCCGTTTTATCCCTACCGAAAAAATAAGAGATTGTATCAACACGTTCATTTCCATTAGGATAATAATGGTTAACGACTAAATCAAAACTACCTGTAAATGTTTGTGCATTTAGCGCTGGAACGATTAAGTAGATAGTGAATAATAGAAAAACCCCCGTTTTCATAAGTAGATTTTTTTTTGAACAATTACCTATAACCTATAGAGAAGCTTATAAATGCTTTTAAAAGGGAGGAAAGCTTTTATAATATTCTTCCATACTCTCATCGATTTTTCTGTAAATACTCAGTTTAAGGTTTATATCATTTAAACCTTATTCAATGCGTTTCACTAACTATTTGGCCGCATCGAATAAGGTTGTGTTTCCCCCACCTTTAGTAGCGTTAAGCATGGCCTTTCGTAAAGGTTTGTGCAAAGGTTCCTGAACTCCGGCACAGCCACTAGGTGATTTTCCCTAAAGTTCACCTTGAATTTAGATTTTTTCATGATCTTTATAGGATTAACATGTTGAATTCAATGAAAAACCGATTTATACCTGAGTGCGTTTAACCTTTTTTCTTCTATCACTAGTATTATTTTAAAACTATATTTCTTTAGGATAATTACTTTTATACGGCTTAAACGCTTTTACTCAGTTGCTATGTTTTCCCCTTGATTGAAAATTTCAGTCAAGGAATCATGAAGAAATTGAGTATTATTATTTAGAAAAGCAAATTTACCATACAGTACCTTATTGATAATTAGTATTTTAGACACCCAAAAACACAAGCACCTCCGTGTACATAAATTATTATTTTGAATATAGATTACCCAAAAAAATCAAACAGCTACCTCACCTAGCTTAACCATTAAACAAGTGTTAAAAAAATTTACTCGCAAAAAAAGTGCACGCGATGTCCTATCTAATGAAGTTCAATCGTCATAGAGGTATAAATTAAAAACTATAGAAATTATGAAAGAATTTATGATGATTTTCAGAAATGAGAAAGCTGATCAGCCTCAACCATCCCCAGAGCAAATGCAAGCAATGGTCAAACAATGGCAGGATTGGATTGGAGGAATTGCTGCACAAGGAAAATTCGTTAGCACCAATGCGTTGGGCTATGAAGGCCAAACTATAAATACCAACGGAGTAGTCAGCGATGGACCCTATGCTGAAGTAAAAGAAATCGTTGGTGGTTATATTATTGTAAAAGCCGATAACCTTGCCGATGCTGTTAAACTTTCCGAAGGTTGCCCAACGCTTTTAATGGGCGGAAAGGTTGAAATTAGGGATGTAATGGTATTCAACTGATTTGTAGAATTAAGTGTAATGGATGGAACAACTTTTATTATAAGGATCTGGACCATCATCTAACACAGTTTGGTGTATAATTGGCTATGCAAGAAAAGGAACTCATTCCTCATTTATTCAAAACAGAGTACAGGAAAATCATTTCTGTACTCTGTAAATTGTTTGGAATAGCCCACATTGAAATCGCGGAGGACATTGTTAATGATACTTTTCTTTTGGCAAGCGAAACTTGGGGACTTAAGGGTATTCCTGAAGAGCCTACAGCTTGGTTGTATTTTGTTGCCAAAAACAAAACGAGGGATTATTTCAAGAGAACAAAAATTTTCAACGAGAAAATATCCAACGACCTAAAGCACAATCAATCAACCAGCTACGAATTGGAGCTTGACCTTTCGGAAGAAAACATCAATGACAGCCAATTACAAATGTTATTTGCTGTTTGCAATCCTATTAATAGCAATGAATTACAAATCGCTCTTGCCTTAAGAATACTTTGTGGTTTTGGCGTGGAAGAAATTTCCAATGCCTTATTATGTTCAAAGGATACAATCAACAAAAGACTCTATAGGGCAAAAACAGCTTTGCGGGAAAACAATATAGACTTGTCCTTTCCCTCGAACTCAAGTCTGGAAAACAGGTTGGACAATGTGCTTTCAATATTATACCTCCTATTTAATGAGGGCTATTATTCCTCCACATCTTCCAATTCACTCAGTAAAGACCTATGTTTGGAAGCAATGCGCCTACTCTACATCCTGACCGAAAATGAGAAAACCAATGTCCCAAGAGCGAACGCATTGATGGCATTATTCTGTTTTCATTCATCGAGATTTGACGCAAGGCTTGATCAGTCCGGACAGCAGGTCATCTATAAAGAACAGGACAAAACAAAGTGGGACGCTGAGCTAATTCAAAAAGGCGAAACTTACCTTCGCTATTCAGCAAAAAGCGAACAGATATCAAAATATCATTTGGAGGCAGGGATAGCTTTTTGGCATTCAAGAATAAAAGTGGCCGAAAAAGATAAATGGAATAACATTCTACAATTTTACAACCGTCTACTGCTAATCGAATACTCACCCATTACGGCCTTAAACAGGACCTATGCTTTGGCTATGGCTGAAAGTAAGGTGACGGCATTGAAGGAAGCTCTGAAAATAGACTTAAAGAAGAACCATCTTTACCATTCCCTTCTAGCTGAGTTATACAATGGAATAGATCCGAAAAAGCAAACGGAGCATTTGGACTTGGCAATAAAACTGGCTAAAAACGAAAACGACAAGCTATTTTTAATAAGTAAACGTGAAAAAGCCAAGAGCTAGAGGGCAGATGATTACTGAACAACCACTTTCTTTCAAAGTAACCCGATTAATTAAGAATTACATTATGATTGGCAATAATTTTAGACACTTTACCGGATGGCTACTTCTCATTTTTTTGATAAGCAATTGTTCAAACAAGGAACAGGGTAATTTTAGTACCTTGTATTTTGAAATCAAGATTGATGACAAGGGCTTTATCACCAGCATGAAAAACAATACCCTGTCTCCACATCGGGAATTTAGCCCAGCAGATAAACCTTCTCCTTTAATGTGCCTTTATGATGGTGAAAAGCAAGTATATTATAAGCCAATTAAGGCAATATTTAATGAGGCAGAAAATGCAATAACACTTGATTTCTCCAATGGCTCTGTGGCCCAAATTAGCCTGGAAACGAAAAACAAATATTTCAAATTCACCCTTGAATCCCTTAGCCAATCCGAAGGCATTGAAGGTGTACAATGGGGTCCTTACCACACCAATATCACCAACCTTTTTGGTGAAATCATCGGCGTTGCAAGAGACAGCAGCGAATTGGTCAATTACGCCATTGGAATGCTTGCCCTGGATGACAACACACTGGGAGGCACTTCAGAAACCAAAGCCGATGCCGCTCCATTTCAGTACATTATTCATTCCCCTGACCCTTCAATTTACCCCTTACCTGACTCCTTGCATGAAGGCCAGGTTTTCACGCTTGGTGGAGATGGCATCAACGATGTGGCTTTTTATGCCCACAAAGAACCTTACTTCAGAATAATGTATGGCAATGCGGCTACAGTTGACGACAAAGGAAGAATCTCCATAAATTACCAGTCAAGAGATCGGACTAAAAAAAGGGAGGTCTATTATTCTTTGATTCCCAATATGGCAGTGAATACGCCTAATCATTTGGAAGTTCAACCATTGCCCGGCATTGATTATATCGGCTCCTCAATTGCATTGTGGGGCAGTCCAGACAGCCTTGCCTTGATGGATGTTATTCAAAACATTGTATTGTCAGAAGGCTTGCCCTACCCTACCATTAATGAAAAATGGGTGAAAGATCCTTCTGCTTTTGTGCCAGATGCCATGACCCACGGAGGCTTAAATGACAGCATCATCTCCTATACTTCCCAAATGGGATTTAAGACAATCAGTATGTATGACCAAGGATTCGTCAGACCTGATCGAGGAAATGGAGGCTATATTGATGGGAGCGATTTTGAGAGAAAACCTATACAGCTCAGCTCTGGAAATAAATCCCACAAGGAATTTTCCGAAATGGCAGCCAAATATGGGATTACAATTGGTAGAACTACCATTACAACTGCACTAGCTCCTGGGACCAAAGATGCCAGCCCAATCCCAAGCGATAGCCTTTGTTACCAGCAAAAACGATTGTTGGTAAACTCCATCAGCCCCGACGACACCCTTATTGTGGTAGATGATCCAACACATTTGGATGAAATCGCAAGTTGGGAAGGCCATGCGGAGAATTTGAATATGATAAAAATCGGCAAGGAACTCATTTATTATCTGGGCGTTTCAGAAAGCAAACCCTACAGGCTTTTAAATGTAAAACGTGGGTATTGGGGAACAAAGGCTCTCCACCACGCTGCAAATGACACCATTTACAAGTTGCAGGTAACTTTAAATTACGGTTATGATGGACTGATTCCCAATATGGAACTTCAGGACAAAATTGCAGCATACTACGCAGATGTATGTTTCATCAATGGACTGGGTTATTAT
Protein-coding sequences here:
- a CDS encoding YfiT family bacillithiol transferase, coding for MNIQKLKFPIGEYIPNKSPNSDLITKWISEIEDFPAKIENLTHNIPIEKLNWRYRPGGWSLKQVVHHCSDSHMNSFIRFKLALTEDMPIIKPYYEDRWAELIDSKDDDISYSLNLLSGLHKKWIILLKSLTDKQMRLEFIHPEHGEKFNLAETIGNYAWHCNHHLAHIKNAIDSNGKYN
- a CDS encoding YciI family protein yields the protein MKEFMMIFRNEKADQPQPSPEQMQAMVKQWQDWIGGIAAQGKFVSTNALGYEGQTINTNGVVSDGPYAEVKEIVGGYIIVKADNLADAVKLSEGCPTLLMGGKVEIRDVMVFN
- a CDS encoding RNA polymerase sigma factor codes for the protein MQEKELIPHLFKTEYRKIISVLCKLFGIAHIEIAEDIVNDTFLLASETWGLKGIPEEPTAWLYFVAKNKTRDYFKRTKIFNEKISNDLKHNQSTSYELELDLSEENINDSQLQMLFAVCNPINSNELQIALALRILCGFGVEEISNALLCSKDTINKRLYRAKTALRENNIDLSFPSNSSLENRLDNVLSILYLLFNEGYYSSTSSNSLSKDLCLEAMRLLYILTENEKTNVPRANALMALFCFHSSRFDARLDQSGQQVIYKEQDKTKWDAELIQKGETYLRYSAKSEQISKYHLEAGIAFWHSRIKVAEKDKWNNILQFYNRLLLIEYSPITALNRTYALAMAESKVTALKEALKIDLKKNHLYHSLLAELYNGIDPKKQTEHLDLAIKLAKNENDKLFLISKREKAKS
- a CDS encoding SRPBCC family protein, which encodes MKKPRARGQMITEQPLSFKVTRLIKNYIMIGNNFRHFTGWLLLIFLISNCSNKEQGNFSTLYFEIKIDDKGFITSMKNNTLSPHREFSPADKPSPLMCLYDGEKQVYYKPIKAIFNEAENAITLDFSNGSVAQISLETKNKYFKFTLESLSQSEGIEGVQWGPYHTNITNLFGEIIGVARDSSELVNYAIGMLALDDNTLGGTSETKADAAPFQYIIHSPDPSIYPLPDSLHEGQVFTLGGDGINDVAFYAHKEPYFRIMYGNAATVDDKGRISINYQSRDRTKKREVYYSLIPNMAVNTPNHLEVQPLPGIDYIGSSIALWGSPDSLALMDVIQNIVLSEGLPYPTINEKWVKDPSAFVPDAMTHGGLNDSIISYTSQMGFKTISMYDQGFVRPDRGNGGYIDGSDFERKPIQLSSGNKSHKEFSEMAAKYGITIGRTTITTALAPGTKDASPIPSDSLCYQQKRLLVNSISPDDTLIVVDDPTHLDEIASWEGHAENLNMIKIGKELIYYLGVSESKPYRLLNVKRGYWGTKALHHAANDTIYKLQVTLNYGYDGLIPNMELQDKIAAYYADVCFINGLGYYDFDGQEFLFNNGHGYYSAKRFFRKMFERAAAHGIPPIRFTGATLSEGSWHYQSIWNVGGGKNLYDVETREWGSSTSQGKDLRDVTYANFFPVGMGRNFAINANSTVEQYSHIQAISVGLGTTYSLELNQKEVESCPQKYEIFRTISIWEKARSANAFPRNIKKLLVDPKRNWILEQGENEDSWILNEIKEDKEKIQFILHRNDNYSAT